A window of Bradysia coprophila strain Holo2 chromosome X unlocalized genomic scaffold, BU_Bcop_v1 contig_185, whole genome shotgun sequence genomic DNA:
AACACCATCTGGAATAATTCTGATCAACAACTCGCACCAATTTACGGaaactttcatgaattttaccaaagaACTTCTTAAAATTAGTGTGGTCGATATGACCAATGTTCACAAGAAGCTCTGGCTTAGGATAGAATTTAAAGCACGATGAATTGTAAAcagatggtttttttttagcttgtGGAACAAATGttattatttaataatttttcacgaactgtgtaTTCTTCTTGAATATAGCTTGCTTGCTTCAAGTTACTTGAATCTTgccacaataaataaataaaatttgcgaGTCTCTAACAATACAAATGTCGACaaaaaacaatcgaaaaatATAACACCAAAATCATGTTCTTAGTAATGCTTTGCAAAACATCAGTGTAACAACATCATTCCGATCAGTAAAATAGTACGAACGTCTGAAAATTAACAGAACTCTATTGATCAAATTGGCGTCAGACCATCACCATTTGTATCGAAGGCAATCAAGCTGAACATCAGAAATCTGACCATCTGGCAACATCGATGAAGATGATAaagagaaatttgttttttttttttattgcagagATGAAGCGGTGCGATCGAGTCTAACAATGGAATACAAATATTGTTAACCAAACTTTTGCCATATGATAAAAAGACTCAGAGTTTTCCTGTTTTGGTTTCGGATCACTTCAACAATAAGGcattatttccaaaaaataaaaaaatcactcaGTTTTGCCTCAGTTTAGCTAAACGACGcctttttctattgtttaaagagtaaacAGAGAGACAACGGAGTTCATTTTCGTTTACTTGATTCactcgaaatttcaaaatttcaaaaagcttacttacggcgtgaattaaaCGGAGAGGTGCcaaatttcatgcaaaaaaaagtGGCGATAAAGTTTTGCTCAATTGTGCCGCAGTCTCGCAGACAAAATGTAAATCGGTTGATCAATCATTCAATAACTTAAAAATTGTAGGATTGGAATTGTGAAATTGGAGCTCGAGTAATTTCACCCCACATATTCACTATGCAATTCTGTGATGCCAGTTATATCTGACATGACTAAATTGAATCacagaaaacgaaattcttattcactgaaaaattcgattttctcaTCATCTTTACGCGAATCAGTTTCAGGCATCGAATCTGGAAATCGTGTGGGAAGAAAGTTGTTGTGTCACAGTCATTTCCATCATAATTCACATAAATTAAGGAATATCTCGTGACGTCCGTATCTTCTTTCCGATTTTCGTGTTAACTGCGTAAATCTGTTGCatcttgtaaatatttatgcCGAAAGTTCCGATTAAGCGCTTTTTTGTTGTggtttttgtttcgaaaaattagTTGTTGCCAATATTTACGTATTGACGCAACAGACAGTGCTGCCCCTTTGACTCTCCAGGCGATATTGTTACGGATGTTGATGTCTCATTATCAATTAGTTAAATAAAAAGTGATAGCGTCACGTACTGTATGATGATAcatacaaaattgttgaatggatttttttgtgatgTTTGAGGATATTGCATGGCTTCGTGAAGCGTTAAGCGAGACATCGGAATCATTCATGGCATACAGAGACGGAATATTTGATCGTCTTTACAGTGcctaatattgaaaaaatttcacttaaatttCACCACACAATTCACCCCATGTAGATAACTGTTTAGGTAAACCTGGTGATATTTAAGTGAAGTAATACTTAATATTAGGCTCCGGTTTTTAGAATAGCGTGACGTCATTATAAACCCCTAAAGCGACTTTGTTTGAAACTTCCGACACGGTCACTGATGACACAGAAGGGTCGTGATGAATCTTGGAATTAAATTTGTCATACCACAACCTCCACCGTGTATGGAATGAACACACGACATCAGTTTGggtataatttcaaaaaatcgatttgtcTTTAATTAAGTAAAACTCTGTTGAAATGTCCATAAATTAACTACCGGTGACCTTGCAGAACAActcaacgaaataaaaaaataaataaaatttttccaccataaaaatgtgaaagaatttcattttgaaattagaCTCACTTTCAACATATCTGTATTATGTTCGGATTAGCCCGAATTGAATTTTGCAATGGAggcaattcattttttttcgctgtgtTTATTTGTTTAGATGATGAGTCTTAAGGTCAaacgacaaaatatttaatataatTCATCCGAAAAATGGTTCTTCGAAACTGCATCAAAATATTGGTTTTGTGATAGCCTAATGACTGCGCGGCATATGAGAAatggtgaaatattttttctgcttAGCGAAACGTGTGCTAAGTATAGACATTTAAGTGCTGCttattattgttgttataTATATACGAATGTACACATATTGCCTTCGAATGCGATTTGAAATGattcaaacataaaaatgacattttgatGCTTCTCAACCGTTGCATACGATAAGTGTGTACTATTTGTACGAATATGGAAAAACGTTTCGTGTATTTtaatacacaaaatatataaatatcgGATACACAAATCGAATTAACAACAAGTTGAATGTTTGTTATCAACATCGATATATATAACTAATAATAACATTACTGTGATGGCTATATGGCCTATGTCTGCATGTCtcgaagaaggaaaaaaaaaaacgagaaaaacgaaaacacaaaatttatatatatacacaacgTGAAACTGCTGTCGTATAGTatatattcaaaaataaaatgtgaatcaagaaaacgaaaaaaaaaactattttcgatTTGACTATATAGGTAGGTAGTGATGTTGTACCAATAAACAATGCGAATAACGaataaacaaaagataaatcaATACACGCAACAGCGATAACGAATTGTACGCTTTTTCGAGTTTCGAACCAACAAGAGAGACAACAACCgaccaacgaaaaaaaaaacgcaataAATTTTGAGGAAACTCAATGAAATTGAAGTGACCTAAATTTGCGGCGTTGATAATTTCGCTCCAACAAAACCCATCACACTCaaagaaatgataaaaaaaaacaatttttacgttttaCCGATCCGATCAAAACATAAAGACCCGAGAAAGAATGACTTAACGTTGTGTGTCCGACGGGCCACTAATCGATGCATATGGACAAAAATGGTATACCATGAAAgagcaaaatttctttttctttttatttattcgttcACGTTTCATTGATAGCCCTAACCCATTTTCGGTTGATTATTGTTTCAACAGAACAGTCATAGGTAAATGTCGTTACACACTCGTTTGTTTCGGTGTGTGCAAATTTCtcttggtaatttttttttgtcgcattACGAAGTGTGTGCACTGTGCATTTgtcaaaaagaaaagaaaaattaaattgaaatcgtCACACTCTGGAACAgacaatcaaatcaaaattttcttcttcttgagTCGATTCTACATATATGGAGAACAAACAGTAAATTGGGAAATTTCGACTGGTTTTGTCTCAGTCGATATTGCATATATGGAGAAGAAACAGTAAAGCAAATCGGTATAAATTTCGAGTAGTAGTTCAGACACTACAATgagaatttttgaatattttttggggAACTTTCTCAAAGCCATAACATTCATCGTTCATAACTCAGACCCGCATGAACGGAAGTAGGGGGAAGCGTTTTCTTTCTatcacatttcaattttcaatttcatggTTAAACAATCCTTGATCGAAGgaacaatcaaaacaattcGGTTCAATTAGCCGTTCATTTGTCACCGTATCGTTTCGGCTTTGATTAACTTTTCATTCAGCTGTGCTCGAGCGACAGCTGGTGTGTAACCGAGTCGTTGTGAAAACTGAGAACTGAAAACTGTGGTTGTTGTTTGAAACCGATGTGTGTGGTTGTCAAACGTATCACTTGCAAATATTATTCATTGATTACGCTTCAACGGTTTCTTGCgcaatttttcttgtaattttGTCACACTCATCGTTCGTTTCGAGGAAAGTCTCGTTTGTGATTTTGaacacaacaattttttttttttgattttggatggaaaatggaaaatcaaatcaaaattttactcACCTAAACAGCTGTCTTAAGTACATATAGTCGGGTGACTCATCAAAGCGCAATGTACGGCAATAATTCAAATACATTGCAAATTCAGCTGGAAAGCCTTTGCACAGTACTTCTATGGGTGttgacattttcttttcggaAATGCGTTCGTATTTCTGTTTCTTTGTGGTGGCCTTGAGTCCTTGCCACGGCAGCGATCCTCGATTAAAATACATCATAACATAGCCCAACGATTCCAAATCATCCCGACGTGATTGTTCGATACCCAAGTGAGCATTTATCGATGCATATCGAGCGGTGCCcgttaaattcttgtcttcgCGATACGCTATGTGAATGCGTGAACGAATGTCTCGGTATTTCTTAGCTAATCCAAAGTCGATTAGGAACAGCTTATTACAATGACGTCCGATGCCCATCAAAAAGTTATCTGCAATTCATGACGGAAGGaacaaaaagagaaaaaaaaaattagaaaaacgggaaaaattaattgaaatgtgGAATGTATCCGTgaccacaaacaaaaaaaaaaatcgtgaaaatggaacaaacgaatgacgacaaaaacgaaaacaattgaTTTAACATACCAGGTTTAATGTCTCTATGAATGAAGTGCTTGCAATGAAGAAACTCCAAACGACCAATCATTTGATCGACTAACATCAGAAcggtttttattgtaaaatgtcgtgtgcaaaaattaaatagatCTTCTAGAGATGGCCCCAACAAGTCCATAACGAGGACATTGTAGTTTCTTTCTTGGCCATAATATCGAATCCGTGGAATACCAACTCCACCCATCATTAATTTGTACAGTTTGTATTCGTATAGAAGTTGAGGATGGCGGGCATTGAGAGCCTCCATTTTTATGGCAACTTCTTCGCCACATACGACGCTTATTCCCAAATAGATATCACCAAAGGATCCACTTCCAATTTTTCGTATGACACGATACTTTCCTCCTACAACGAAATCACCTGTATACGAACGACTTGTTGTGTAAGTTGACTTTAATTGATCAGCCATTTTAGACACTGAATTCATTATACGattaacacaaacaaaaagtgatttaaggtGTGCGACGGTgtaatttttccgattttatttcacagtATCTTAATTCGTCACCATGAAATCAAACTTCAGCAgccattttttgctttgtcCAAGTTCGTAACACTTCGCTTATGCTGTCGGTCGTCGCTCGGatatgaaaagaaaagtgTCTAATTGGTTCGTTTAATCGAAACACAGGTGACGCCTGCTCGGTCTTTGCAaggtttttccgtttttctcaGATTTCTATGgaatttcgtgaaatattttaacattttctacCCTCTTGTTTACTCAGATCTTAATTGCCgtaattttgacgattttgccgtttcaattttttgtttaatggaCTCGGAAGGCAAAAAGGAACATATTTTGGCGCCATTTCAATTGCTTGATAAATGTTCTGATAGAGACCTCTGTACATACGGAACATTAGTATTGCCCGTATTGTCGTAAATCGCCGCGTTCGCCaatttctgttaaatttttggttgtaCTTTTAGTTTGcgaatttcatcaattaaaatctaaattacaatttcgatGAAAGCAATCAAACGATGACGCAGCTACTgaatattcaattaatttccaattgatgaaataaaatttttgtggaagcATATCccaacaaataaaacaaaattccaaatGAAATGTCTGCAGCGCCATCTATCACTGTTGTTTTGCATTTTGCTGACAGTATTGTTGtcattttattaacaaaaaaaaaattgtaagaaaaagTAGAAGTTGGAGTTGACtctaaatttatcaaatttattttgaccGCATACTAAATCGACTTAACTAAATCAAGTAACTCCAATTACTTTCTGTGAAAATAATGCCCATTTTGCCAAAGTGGCGTTTGTAAGCGATAATCAGAGTTTTGAGCGTTATTTCCTCCAAAATCTTGGAAAGATGCAGGTTagaacaacaaattttcttttcttaattttatgtgtaaTATAATCAATAATATTCCAAGTTGGGTTGAGGTTTGTTTATGACCAGTGTTTTCGAAATACAGGCGGAGATATTTGTGGCATGACTGATATGGCCGTTGAGACCGTTTACATACCGTTGAGATTTGACCGTAAAATGATGCGTATAACTCGGTGAAACCTGAATTTGTGGTACGCAAAACGTTCATGTCGAAATTACATTTCGGACTAAGTGCAAGTTTCGATTAACGAACTAGTGTTAAACCAATTTGGTTCAACGAAAGTTCCTCGTTTGTAGAGAAAAACAATGATTCTTGTGTGCAACGCATAAATTACTGATAAAAATTGCCTGATTTAGACGAATAACAACCGAAACACTCAGAACATtcgcaaattgttttttagcACAGCCCCGAGTTACAACcttttttcggaaaatgaTTTAGAGGGACCTCCTATCCTTTAAGCTCAAAAACAATTGCCCACTTGTTGGCATGTGGGAAATGAAACTTTTAGACTCCTTTGAAGGGCTTTGCTAAAAAACACAAGTTTACTGTGACCGTTTCGATCCTTATTTCCGCTTGTGTTTCGGAAACCAATTATTATCTCGTCGTGTTCGTTTTCGAagcaaattattattaaatctAAACATTATACTTACAGCAAGTCGACGATCCGCCCTATTTGTCAGTCGGAACGGAGGTTAGCGCTAAATATAAAGGGGCCTTTTGTGAAGCAAAAGTCAGAAAAGTCGTACGCAACATCAAATGTAAGGTCGCCTACAAACAAGGTATGCACCAACCGTTCTTGTCCTTTCTCTACTTATTGTTGTACttttaacttttcaattttcatttcaggtGGATCGGGCACAGTTTCTGACGAACAGATCAAAAGTGATCTGTTACGAGTCGGTGGAACTGTCGAGGTCGAGGTGCCTCAAGTCAAGCATCCCGATCGAAAGGAATTGGTTGAGGCGACGATAACGAAAATTCAGGATTGTTCGCAGTACACGGTTGTGTTCGATGATGGCGATATCACAACATTGAGACGAAGTGCGCTGTGTTTGAAGAGTGGGCGGCACTTCAATGAGAGTGAAACATTGGATCAATTGCCGCTAACGCATCCGGAACATTTCGGAAATCCTGTAATCGGCGGTCGACGGGGACGAAGGTAAGCGATACGTTTtgggtgaatttttgtttttggtttttttaccattttttttttgttcattgttgttgtttatgaACGTTGTCCTGATGATTTTatgtttgatttttcttttcttttttgtctcttgtcattctttttgttttcgacCCATCAAAGAAATTTGGacctaaacaaaaaaaatgttgttagaTCGAGGCACATGCCGGATGACAGTTCCGACGATGAAGAGGAAACGGTTACAACAAAGCAAAGAATTATCGAAAAAGAGGAGCATATCGGCAAAGTGGTCTGTGTTGAAAACACCGAAACCAAGAAGAAATCGTCGAAAGAAAACTGGTTTCCCGCATTAGTGGTAGCACCCACAGACACTGTACGCATCCGGGTCAAAGACGAATATCTGGTTAGATCGTTCAAAGACGGCAGGTACTACACCGTTCCGAAAAAAGAGGCGACCGACTTCACGAAAGACAAAGCTTCCAAGCAAGACAGTGATGCTGTTCAAGCTGCGCTTGAGTACATGCATAAAGATAATTTACCGCCGCATTGGGATCGCGATGTATTATTCGGCCTGGGCAATTGTTCGAGTGACTTCGAAGGTGACTACGAATCCGATACGTCAGATGACGAACCACGCGAAGAAAAGGATCATTTTGTTGCACAGTTGTACAAGTATATGGATGATCGCGGAACGCCATTAAATAAAGGACCGTCGATTACGAACAAAGATGTCGATCTGTATCGACTGTTTCGAGCAGTTCAAAAGCTCGGTGGCTACAATCGTGTGACGACTCAAAGCCAATGGAAGCAAATAGCGACACGTCTGGGCTATACACCGACGACAACGAGCATTCAAAATTTGGTGAAGCAAGCGTATAAGAAATTTCTGCTTCCATTCGAAGAATTCGATCGAAAATTAGGATGTACAATGGTGGCACATCCCCGTGCCAATCGCATCAAGGGCAGAAATTTGGTGCGAGCACATTCGGTTGCATCACCGAAGCCGGAAAAAGACGTTAAGCCAGTCGTTGCAGCTACCACAACTGAAGAATCGGAAAGCAGTGTGGAGCCCGTTATTGAGAAAAAACGCAAATTGTCCACAAGCAGCAGCGGCAAAGTGAAGGCTATGGTCGAGAAATACGAAGAGAAGTTCAAAGAAGAACTGAAGGAAATCAAAACGGAAATTGTGGAAGTCGTAAAGGAGGAGCCAAAACCGAAGGAAAAGGAAAGCAAAAAAGCTGTGGCCAAGGAACAGAAAGAATCGGCCAAAGAAACGAAGCAGAAGGAACTGGCAACGGAGgtgaaaatcgaaaagaacCCAGATCCGGTGCCGTCAACGTCTGCGAAAAAGATTAAAGAAGAAGTTATTCCGGCTCCGCCAACTACACCCGCTCCCGTTCCAGCAACAATACCtgcaaagaaagaaaaggGAACAAAACGTCAACAAGCCAATAACGACGAAAAGAAACCGACAAAGAAGCGTAAGGCTGATGCTGAGCCAGAAAAGCCGGCGGAAAAGGTCGAAAAGCCAGAGGCTGTAGTGCAAGATTTTCCAGTTGAAGTCGGCGATAAACTCAAAGTTTATTATCATGAGCAGAAAGTCACGTATGAGGCGAAAGTAATCGAAATATCCGTTCAGCAAGGGGTTTGTCTGTACTTAGTGCATTACACAGGATGGAATACACGTTACGATGAATGGGTGCCGCGTGAAAGAATTGCGGAAAACTTAACCAACAGCAAAACGATAAAACGTTCCAAGACTGGAAACAGCCGCACGAGCAGCACAAATTCAGACAAGACACCTGTAAGTCTTTAGTAAACATTTCCTCGCTTAGGAGATACTTAATCACTAAAAATTTATCTAATTCCAGCACATGCAAATTGCACCTATCAAACAAGGAATGCGTAAAGGTAGAGGCGGTTCACGAGGAGATTCACAGCCACCACGATCCACAACACCATCGTCCATTGCATCGAATTCCAGTCGCACAAAGTCCCCAGCCATACCGGCACAACGACGAACGACTCGAGCGCAACCTAATGCTGTGCGCCGTACATCGAACAACACTGACATCTCATCGGTTCAAACTGACGACAGCGATTCCGATTCGGATGAGCCGGTGAAAAAACCTTCGACACGAAAAATTCCATTCCAACGAGCGTCTCAAACTCAGTCAGTATCGACACCGTCAACATCCAACACGAATAAGCCGGTCTCGAACACAAGTTCAGAAGAAGAATCGGCTGGCACTAGCAACAAAGGCCGCGATTTCGATTTGAATCAAATTCGTTCGGAATTGAAGGGTTTCAAGGAGTTGAAATTGCCTGCTTCTGAAATCGAAATCGAGACTGAATCAACGTCCGAAAAGAAGTTCGAGTGTCCCAGTACAACATCGAATACGGAGTCTGGTGATTCAATAATGCAAGACATGGCAAAAACGGAAACGTCCGATCTATCATCCGAATCCGATTCGTACGACGACGATTCTCAATTTTCCGATCGAACTACCACTTTGGAAAATATATCCGAGTCGTTACAGGAGAAATTCAAGTCGGGTAAATTGGACACCGACGTTTTCAAAAAAGCTGTACCTGAGCCGAGCGAATTCGTTGAGAAAATGGCTGTGCTAAAGGCATCAGgaattgagaaaattattaaaaatagcTTGGCGGATCGGTCGAAAGCGTTGCCAGAAAAAATGACAATGAAAGCTCTGTGTGAACGATCGCCCCTGAAGCAGAAAGAAAGGATCAAAGAAAAGGATGAAAAATTACCGGTAGAACCTAAAGCACCGTCGAAACCGTTGATTGAAACGAAAGTGCTGCCCAGTATGGACAGGAATGTtgctaataaaattgaaaaaccggCCACCGTTGAAAAGTCTCCATTCAAAGCGGCATTCGAAAGGGACAAAACCGTTCCCTGCAAAAGTATTTTCGAAAAGGCAACTACAAGTTTGCCTGCCAGTACGGACAATTTTCTTATCCGGACGACTACTGCTGATTTCACGCCTGCAGACAAAATTTCGCAGCCGACAGCTCCAGCTGTCAGTCAGCCCGTATCTCAGGTTTCCAGTGCTAGCGATATTTATGAATTCAAGGAACCGGAGCCGTTCGAATTTGAAGCTGTCAAAAAACTTTCACCAgaagttgataaaaaattgaaaaagaaatcatTGGCTGAACTTGCAGTCGATTCAAAAGCATTCCCAACGTCGACGTCGACTACCACTCCAgttaaaaaatccaaaaaatcgCCGTCTAAGGATCTGGAACCAAAGATGAAACCACAAAAGCAGCAGCAGCAAGATGATCAGGTATCACCAGTAACGTCACCGCCTGCCACTCTCGTTCCTCCGAAAATTGATTCGATTTTTGATTCATTGCGAAAATCGCCGAGTTTCAATATCAACTCTTCCAATACTGGCTTGTCGGATGATCTATATGTGACCAGTTCGTCCAAAGAACCACCTAAGCTGGAAGTGTTGCCAGTTACTGTTGCTAAATCCACATTTATTCCTACGCTTTTCAATACTGCAAGCAGCGTAGAAactgcaaaaatttttgatgttaaGCCTGGTGTATTGGAGAAAGAGGACGATGACAATGACAAGCCCGTCGAACTGGAAACTGCGAAGAAAATTCTACTGGCTGATGAGGTGTTTGAGTTGGACCCACCTAAGATCGATAAGCCATCTTCAATTGCCGACAAGGTTTTGAAAGCGTTAAatcaacaacagcagcaacaacagagGCAAGACCAACACGACACTACTGAAGAGGTGGTAGAAAACAAACCAGCAGTCTGTGAGAAAGCTGCAGTCGCAACATCTCCTACCAATATCGATACAACAGTCGATACAGTTTTGGAACCGCCGATTTTTGAGCcaccaaaaattgaattgccAACTCATATTAAAAAGGAACCGGAGAGTCAGCCTAAGAAACCAGTTCTTAGTTCTCCGGAGCATAAACTCGACATCCTTGAGTCTATTGCACCGAAAAACAACGACCTTAGTGAAACAATTCAGAAATTAGAGTCCGTCATCCAGCACAGTGCGGATATGGGACAGATGTCAGATGATTCGTCAGACAGTACCGATTCGGAGCGAAGACTCGTCATCGAAGATGAGTCTCAGAGCTCAGAAactcaaaatgaatttaacaAAGCCGATTCGCAGCCAATCAGTGAATCCATCAAACCAGCGATCACTGTTCCAGGTGACCGTAAAGTTTTCGAAATACAAAATGTGGAGGACAATGCTATTGGATTGAAATTCTCCTCAACTACTCATTTCTCTGCTGCACAACAGAAAGTCAAAGCTACAACGGAACAACCGACAATGAAGTCAGCGTTCGATCTGATGGCTACATACACAGCTACCGCTAAACCAATAACCCTCGTACAACCACGCCAGGCGGAAGCTTCCCAGATAAAGGAAGAATCCGACGAGGACCACACTATTGGTTCCACATCAACCGTCGAGACCACACATAACGAAACGTTGCAACTGTTGCTGTGCGAAGAAACTATTCCAGGCAGTCCAGCGCCACCAGCGCGTGACGTATTTACACATTCAATGGATACCGACACAAATACGGTACCGATGGAAATCGACGATCCAAAAGTCATCAAATCAGATAATGTGTCGCTCAATAGTTCGCGACATGATTCGTTGAGTCATGACGATAGTAGCGAAGATGTGAGAAAAACTGGTAAGTTGAATGAGTATGAGATATGACTGGAGCAACGAAACTACTTCtgcatttttgtcatttcaaGATCAAGATGACATAACAAGCAGACGACGTAGACGAACCAGAAAAGCATCTGAGTCAGACACACCAGCAGCATCGATCAAACGTCGTAAGGCTAACAGTCGACGTAATACAGCTACAGGTatactaaaattgaaaagctaCCGGGCACTAGTCTTTGTTcggagaaattttgattttaagaTCGCC
This region includes:
- the LOC119068412 gene encoding AT-rich interactive domain-containing protein 4B isoform X1, whose product is MQQVDDPPYLSVGTEVSAKYKGAFCEAKVRKVVRNIKCKVAYKQGGSGTVSDEQIKSDLLRVGGTVEVEVPQVKHPDRKELVEATITKIQDCSQYTVVFDDGDITTLRRSALCLKSGRHFNESETLDQLPLTHPEHFGNPVIGGRRGRRNLDLNKKNVVRSRHMPDDSSDDEEETVTTKQRIIEKEEHIGKVVCVENTETKKKSSKENWFPALVVAPTDTVRIRVKDEYLVRSFKDGRYYTVPKKEATDFTKDKASKQDSDAVQAALEYMHKDNLPPHWDRDVLFGLGNCSSDFEGDYESDTSDDEPREEKDHFVAQLYKYMDDRGTPLNKGPSITNKDVDLYRLFRAVQKLGGYNRVTTQSQWKQIATRLGYTPTTTSIQNLVKQAYKKFLLPFEEFDRKLGCTMVAHPRANRIKGRNLVRAHSVASPKPEKDVKPVVAATTTEESESSVEPVIEKKRKLSTSSSGKVKAMVEKYEEKFKEELKEIKTEIVEVVKEEPKPKEKESKKAVAKEQKESAKETKQKELATEVKIEKNPDPVPSTSAKKIKEEVIPAPPTTPAPVPATIPAKKEKGTKRQQANNDEKKPTKKRKADAEPEKPAEKVEKPEAVVQDFPVEVGDKLKVYYHEQKVTYEAKVIEISVQQGVCLYLVHYTGWNTRYDEWVPRERIAENLTNSKTIKRSKTGNSRTSSTNSDKTPHMQIAPIKQGMRKGRGGSRGDSQPPRSTTPSSIASNSSRTKSPAIPAQRRTTRAQPNAVRRTSNNTDISSVQTDDSDSDSDEPVKKPSTRKIPFQRASQTQSVSTPSTSNTNKPVSNTSSEEESAGTSNKGRDFDLNQIRSELKGFKELKLPASEIEIETESTSEKKFECPSTTSNTESGDSIMQDMAKTETSDLSSESDSYDDDSQFSDRTTTLENISESLQEKFKSGKLDTDVFKKAVPEPSEFVEKMAVLKASGIEKIIKNSLADRSKALPEKMTMKALCERSPLKQKERIKEKDEKLPVEPKAPSKPLIETKVLPSMDRNVANKIEKPATVEKSPFKAAFERDKTVPCKSIFEKATTSLPASTDNFLIRTTTADFTPADKISQPTAPAVSQPVSQVSSASDIYEFKEPEPFEFEAVKKLSPEVDKKLKKKSLAELAVDSKAFPTSTSTTTPVKKSKKSPSKDLEPKMKPQKQQQQDDQVSPVTSPPATLVPPKIDSIFDSLRKSPSFNINSSNTGLSDDLYVTSSSKEPPKLEVLPVTVAKSTFIPTLFNTASSVETAKIFDVKPGVLEKEDDDNDKPVELETAKKILLADEVFELDPPKIDKPSSIADKVLKALNQQQQQQQRQDQHDTTEEVVENKPAVCEKAAVATSPTNIDTTVDTVLEPPIFEPPKIELPTHIKKEPESQPKKPVLSSPEHKLDILESIAPKNNDLSETIQKLESVIQHSADMGQMSDDSSDSTDSERRLVIEDESQSSETQNEFNKADSQPISESIKPAITVPGDRKVFEIQNVEDNAIGLKFSSTTHFSAAQQKVKATTEQPTMKSAFDLMATYTATAKPITLVQPRQAEASQIKEESDEDHTIGSTSTVETTHNETLQLLLCEETIPGSPAPPARDVFTHSMDTDTNTVPMEIDDPKVIKSDNVSLNSSRHDSLSHDDSSEDVRKTDQDDITSRRRRRTRKASESDTPAASIKRRKANSRRNTATGSDSEDTDNVQRFPDRQPIKQSQYNFLVQLDSALNSHQRIAILNKQIDDLRKTYNMIKTELASIDRRRKKLRRRERENKKQQQMKMQSTS
- the LOC119068412 gene encoding AT-rich interactive domain-containing protein 4B isoform X2, whose translation is MQQVDDPPYLSVGTEVSAKYKGAFCEAKVRKVVRNIKCKVAYKQGGSGTVSDEQIKSDLLRVGGTVEVEVPQVKHPDRKELVEATITKIQDCSQYTVVFDDGDITTLRRSALCLKSGRHFNESETLDQLPLTHPEHFGNPVIGGRRGRRSRHMPDDSSDDEEETVTTKQRIIEKEEHIGKVVCVENTETKKKSSKENWFPALVVAPTDTVRIRVKDEYLVRSFKDGRYYTVPKKEATDFTKDKASKQDSDAVQAALEYMHKDNLPPHWDRDVLFGLGNCSSDFEGDYESDTSDDEPREEKDHFVAQLYKYMDDRGTPLNKGPSITNKDVDLYRLFRAVQKLGGYNRVTTQSQWKQIATRLGYTPTTTSIQNLVKQAYKKFLLPFEEFDRKLGCTMVAHPRANRIKGRNLVRAHSVASPKPEKDVKPVVAATTTEESESSVEPVIEKKRKLSTSSSGKVKAMVEKYEEKFKEELKEIKTEIVEVVKEEPKPKEKESKKAVAKEQKESAKETKQKELATEVKIEKNPDPVPSTSAKKIKEEVIPAPPTTPAPVPATIPAKKEKGTKRQQANNDEKKPTKKRKADAEPEKPAEKVEKPEAVVQDFPVEVGDKLKVYYHEQKVTYEAKVIEISVQQGVCLYLVHYTGWNTRYDEWVPRERIAENLTNSKTIKRSKTGNSRTSSTNSDKTPHMQIAPIKQGMRKGRGGSRGDSQPPRSTTPSSIASNSSRTKSPAIPAQRRTTRAQPNAVRRTSNNTDISSVQTDDSDSDSDEPVKKPSTRKIPFQRASQTQSVSTPSTSNTNKPVSNTSSEEESAGTSNKGRDFDLNQIRSELKGFKELKLPASEIEIETESTSEKKFECPSTTSNTESGDSIMQDMAKTETSDLSSESDSYDDDSQFSDRTTTLENISESLQEKFKSGKLDTDVFKKAVPEPSEFVEKMAVLKASGIEKIIKNSLADRSKALPEKMTMKALCERSPLKQKERIKEKDEKLPVEPKAPSKPLIETKVLPSMDRNVANKIEKPATVEKSPFKAAFERDKTVPCKSIFEKATTSLPASTDNFLIRTTTADFTPADKISQPTAPAVSQPVSQVSSASDIYEFKEPEPFEFEAVKKLSPEVDKKLKKKSLAELAVDSKAFPTSTSTTTPVKKSKKSPSKDLEPKMKPQKQQQQDDQVSPVTSPPATLVPPKIDSIFDSLRKSPSFNINSSNTGLSDDLYVTSSSKEPPKLEVLPVTVAKSTFIPTLFNTASSVETAKIFDVKPGVLEKEDDDNDKPVELETAKKILLADEVFELDPPKIDKPSSIADKVLKALNQQQQQQQRQDQHDTTEEVVENKPAVCEKAAVATSPTNIDTTVDTVLEPPIFEPPKIELPTHIKKEPESQPKKPVLSSPEHKLDILESIAPKNNDLSETIQKLESVIQHSADMGQMSDDSSDSTDSERRLVIEDESQSSETQNEFNKADSQPISESIKPAITVPGDRKVFEIQNVEDNAIGLKFSSTTHFSAAQQKVKATTEQPTMKSAFDLMATYTATAKPITLVQPRQAEASQIKEESDEDHTIGSTSTVETTHNETLQLLLCEETIPGSPAPPARDVFTHSMDTDTNTVPMEIDDPKVIKSDNVSLNSSRHDSLSHDDSSEDVRKTDQDDITSRRRRRTRKASESDTPAASIKRRKANSRRNTATGSDSEDTDNVQRFPDRQPIKQSQYNFLVQLDSALNSHQRIAILNKQIDDLRKTYNMIKTELASIDRRRKKLRRRERENKKQQQMKMQSTS